In one Lycium barbarum isolate Lr01 chromosome 7, ASM1917538v2, whole genome shotgun sequence genomic region, the following are encoded:
- the LOC132602028 gene encoding uncharacterized protein LOC132602028: MWSVLVTMRQNLQNMGKSPRVADENMTSNGAGRSTRQHNWHGFSIICGVFRAPLSLFSCLNHPRINGTDGVWVSGEFSQISEMNHLMVSDSMRYAILM; the protein is encoded by the coding sequence ATGTGGAGTGTATTAGTAACAATGAGACAAAATTTGCAAAATATGGGAAAAAGTCCAAGAGTTGCTGATGAAAATATGACTAGTAATGGAGCTGGTAGATCAACAAGGCAACATAATTGGCATGGATTTTCGATTATTTGTGGCGTTTTTCGCGCACCACTTTCGTTGTTTTCCTGCTTAAATCATCCTCGGATCAACGGGACAGATGGAGTTTGGGTGTCTGGTGAATTTTCACAGATTTCTGAAATGAATCATCTTATGGTTAGTGATAGTATGCGTTATGCAATCTTGatgtaa